The genomic interval CATCGGCTTGGCGCGCTGCTGAAAGACTGGCTAAAGTAGCCATTATGAGGAAGTCGATGAACAGAGTTAGCGACTTGCACGGCTTTGAAAATGCaagattttagatttttatttctctttttctttttttttttaatttttaatatcttGTAATACAAAGGAATATATTTGAATATATCTGGAAAggaagtaaaaaataaaattttaaagtggaaaaagaaaaacaatgatTGGAGTAAGAGATGGAGGGCCCAGGCCCATAATAACGACAATCGGTACCCGACGTCCAGGCCCTTTTCTGCAGTGGAAAGGAACCGATAGTGAGAGAGAGTAAAATGAGTCAGTACCTCTACCCTACTTGGAACTTATTCAACACTATTGCTCTCTTTCATTATTTGTCtttattactcttttttttttttttttaatttttcttcccAAGAGCCAAACCAATGCATCAAATATACTATATGAGAATTTGGGGTAACAAAATTGATAAAACAAATAATGGGGTTCAAGAAATTGTGTTTTTTTCTTCACTTTTGTAATGTGGTTGTTGGGTCTAATCCATCAATGTTCTAAAAATATCATGGAATTTAGTTGAAGTAAGAGATTGAATGGTTTGGGTTTTTGTACTTTTGTGCTATGTGAGCTGTGTGAGAGGTTTTGGTGGGTATGAAAAGACAAAGTGGGGTTTTTGATTGTTATAGAGAGGATTAGTCATCGGATGTTTATTAAAATATCTCACTTTCTTTTGTTTATAATTACCTAGGTTTAATGGTTGTTTCGATTTGAGAGTTTTGTCCTAGTCATAGTGAGTTCGGCTTAGAAAAAGTACAAATGAGTTTTTATTCTTTGTTAATAATATAGTTAGATTCCATATCATATAGAGATGGGAATTCGAATAATTTGTATctgtatatctatatataacacAATTATGTAGTAGTTTGatgttatttatatgtatattttatatttttagctTTTTGGGCATCTCATGTGTGAAGCACTAGTGAGATTTTACCATTGTATTTTGTCGGTAAAAATATAGAAGCTAAAAGAAATGAATGAATAGGTTTAAGGGTATAATCATGTGGAGGTGTGTGTGAAAGATATGCATTCTTCATTTTGTCCCTATTGTCATAATTCTACCAGATAAGCTTGATTTTCTATTCATGAGTTTCTCACAACTGTCATAATGGAAAATATGTAGGAGTGATAATAATTGCATATCAATGGGGGTGCatgaacatgtatttttcatttaaaaataaatattaagaaatatatacttaaaaaatatatgtattttcccTTTGGTGTTTTCTTGATTTAGTTGTGATGAATAAGTCTATGTCATGTTTGTTTTTTATCCTAAAAAATGAAGCAAAAAACTTGTGGTATTCaagaaacaataattgaaaaaacaaaACTCACATACCTATCCATTATTATAGTTAAGATGTCATactttttttattctaattttaagaACTTCCAACTTGTCAACAACTCAACATCATATTTAAATTTGTGAATTGATGTGCAATTCTTCTGGCCCAATTCAATCATTCAAATCTTCCATtacttatatataaaaataaatattaattaactagtaataaaattaaacaattataaTGCATGCTTTTTCAATATCTAACtttattttctcttctttttccaAGTTTTTGGTTTAGCTAATTCCtctaatataatatcttgagcTATATACGCTGCATCCATAAAATCTCATGTCTAAATTGCTCCACTAAGTTCAACTCACATCATTTTGAGATTCTGAAAGATTTACTTTtttcatatttctttttcattataAATGAGTATTTGGGAGAAACTATATCAAAGCTAAGAGCTAATGTAGGAACTAATCACATGGTTAGAACTATGGACCACTTTATATCTTTCATGCACACATGAGAACCCTTTTTTCTCTGTTAAATCTTTTATGTTAGCATAACTTTAGTTAGAAGTTTGTGAAGGATAAGGAAAGCAAAAGGTGTCACAAATATACCTTTACAAGCCTAAATATTAGTGAAAAAAAAAGGTAGAAAGAGAAGAGTAATGACAGTAACTTaagcttaaaataaataatctgatttttttttttgttgggtaGAACTCTTTAGACTTTAGTAGTACAAACTTTTGAGAGTACTTACTGCTACTACTTATTTCCTTAAATTGCGCACTCTTTCAAAAGCTTTTATGTGCTGTTCATGAGTGCATAGcttctttttttaaaagaaaattattaaatcaaTGCTTTTCCAATGTGCATCTTTTAAAAGAATCATTCATTTTGTTTCTATATTATTCATTTTTGTATCCCAATAATAAAGTGTTCGACCTTGTTTGGTTATAATATTTATGAATATATGTAACCTGAGCAACATGATATGATTATTCATACATTGTGGGGGGTAGCTAAGTCCCCTTAGTGTGTGACATTGTTGAGAGATCCAATAGTTTAACATTGCTCaccaaaaagtaaaaaagaaggtaagattggataaaaaaaaaaattgtagccACGTGAAAACAATAACTAGTAGTACAATGATTTGTggtaattttaatttgtttattggATTTTGGTTTAATAATGGAGGTTAATTAGCAAAAGAAGCCTTTATTTGGATTGGAGTAGCTCAAGTCTAGTCTAGGTCTAGTATAGAGACTAGAGTCTAGACCATACCACTTGGTCCATTATTACTGTCCAAAACTGCAATCAAGGGGCCCATTTCCCATGTCCCAACCCAGGCCTGGCCTAACATTTGGCATAGAGTAAATTGGTTGCTCTCTAAGTAATTAGGAGTGTTAAAATGAGTTTATGTTTTAAGAGTAAATATTAACATGACCTCATACATAGATAAATAATAATGGAGTGAAAGTTAAAAGGCATGATTTACCAGTTAGAAAGGTGATAAAGAGAAAGTGGGGGAGTAATGACTAAGGTGAAGAAAATATGATGCTTATTTTATCATTCTCGTAGagaagttttttctttttgaaaaagaCTCATGAAAACGTCATTAGGCCCACAAAACCTTAGAACCATCATAACAATTGTgatggattttatttaagtattatttcataaatacacacaaaataataaaaaaaattataaaaatacgattgtactaaattttagatattttaaacattttatataattttatttacaaaaaatataatattttaatgtatttttatattgtactcttgttaatttgttgttgattttttgttatttgtatgttattttttgttgttattttcttattacttttatgtatttttcttgttgttttgatgttatttttatagaacaacgtaaaaatatatataaaaaaaaataataattgaacgtaaaaatataaaaaaaattacaaaaatagtgtattatgatttatttattttattggggctaattaggatttttactcttcgaactttgacatatatcaaattatgtcacctgaatttttaaggtcgttaaaaattcttcataaactattgagattgttagatttaagaatttttatccaattttaataagaaaagtctaacatggatgaaagttcaagagaCATGATTTgacacatgtcaaagttcgaggagcGGTAGGTATTAAAATTTgtggagcatgatttagtacataaacaatcactgaattattaaaattgaatgaaattggacAAAACTCCTTAAATCAAACAATCTTAATAACtcaaagagaatttttaaaGACTAAAAAAATTTAGGAAATACAATTTAGTAcatctcaaaatttaaaaatctcaCATGCTATATCCAAATTTTATAAATGTGTTATTTTATGTGAATATTTTCATCAAATTatccattcttttttttttttttgtaaaggaATTTCgtaaatacatacatatacaagGAGTTGAATAACACTGGAGATGGAGTACCTACCAAAGTAGAATCCCTCCAAACACAATGTAGCCAGAAAAAACATACTGAACTTTGAAGATGGAAATCATCCAAAATATAATGAGCACAAAAAGGAACATGAAATGGTACATCAACAAGtaaacaattttgaaaaaaacaagtaaacaatttattttttaaaaaaataaacaagtaaacaatttttttttttgttatgtctTTTAGACTCTATTTTTACTATTGAACCCAATCACCATAAGAAAGAGTAAACGGAAATAAAAGGGAAGATCCAGGAGGCCCTTGCCAGCTTCTCTACTCTCTCCTCTAATTCTACAGGGAGCTCCCACTGAAAGCCAGTCTTTGAAGGTGAAATCGCCTTTCATTGCCGACAATGCCAGAGATTAGAAAGAATTTCTATTTACAACAAATGGTTCAATTGGAATACATGAGAAGACACCATCTTCTGTTACCAAGGCCACACAACATAGTTTCTATTACTACAAGTTTTAACCCAGTTCATCAAAGGGAACAACAACGAaatggaacaacattttcaaCAACTTAGAAAACACATCAGAAAAACAACTGCCTACAATTTGTGGCATCTATATCAGATGGACAGTATGGGCACTTGAAAGTTCTCGTACTGTTCTTTGACATCTTGGTGATCGATTGCTTGCAAAGCACATGACCACATGACATCAACATTGACGGATTATCTTCGGTGGATTGCTCCTTAGAGACTGGACATACAAAAATAGAATGGAACTGAAACTCCTTGTCCAGCTCAACCGGCACGGGCAACTGCTTCATAGATTGCCATTCCAGCTTCTTTCCTGTCATTACAGTCATGAACTTCAGAAGAGGGGGTAGCGCCTGGCCCCCTGCTGATATTGTTACAGTCAATGGACTTTCACAAGACTGCCCCTGAAGATTGCAGAACTGCCTAGTTAGCTCCTCGGCAACTTTTTCCCAATTAGTTGGTGATAATAACTGCGCGTATGGTGAACGATCAAGCCTTCCAGTCCACAAGATACAAATCACAAGCTTTTGAATTTCAGCCATATGATCAGAAGCAAATGAAGAAAGGTAAGTTCTAGCATACTGGAGAGCTTCATCTCTGCTTTGGTTTTGCAGTATTTCTATGAATTGCAGGCTGTGAAGTTTCAGTAATAGGTCTGAGCCACTTTGTTTGAGTTTATCAGAGTTGGCAGCAGCCCAATTCAGCGCAGGCTGTACATTCCGACATTTCATGGCATCAAGTATCTGAAACATTTCCTGAAATAGTAATTTCATTGAGCGCGCTGATTCTGGTTCCTTGGTCTCTTCCACAAAACAGTCACCAACCTCAAATAAGCCATGCCTGTAGAAATGACTGGCTATTATCTCATTAACTGTGTGAGTATCAAATTCAACGTTTCTATAAGCCTTTGATATATCTGGACTGAAGGATTTTTCAAGAAGCTTTGGATACTTGCTGGCTGCAGCATTCACTTCTTTATTTGTGCTTTCCAGCTGACTTAGTGGGGCCATTTCTTTTAACTTGATTTTAAGTTCAGCAAGAACAGACACATAATCAAGTTGGGAGTTTTGGCCATTTGCCGATTGTAGTTTTTGTAATGCCTGTTCTATTTCTTGGTCAATCTGGTCAATAACTTCTTGAATCTTAGAGCAGGATAGTTTCTGCTTCTTTGTAACACGATCAAATGCATCTTTAATGGAATTCAACTCCATTAGCAATCACACAAAATGTTGGTTTACGGATCAACACAgctgcaaaatatgaaacaaaacGAAAATAAGTGTTTAAATTTCATACTGGAATCAACTTCATTGCTCAAGAATCACATTTGTTTCCAAAAGACAAACATCAAAACATGTCACCTCATTCcgcaaaatgaaaaagaaaaaaaaaaactaatgtgAAGCTTCCAACAGACAAACAACAGAACATTCATTTAAAATCATGCCACATTGTTCttgcaaaataaataaataaataaatcatgccATATAAGTGGAAATCTACTTTATAAATGATGTGATATCAATTGTAAATTAAACTTATCAACAAAGAAAGCAATATGGAGATCAGTATAAAGCTACACAAGCATAGCATTGACTACTATTATTCCTGATGGAATGAGCATCTTAACATGTGTAGCCACAGTAAACGATTATAGCATAGCATGTGGTCATAAAATCACAATCGATTCAGGGAAATATTCTGAACAATAAACCAATAAGTCTTGTACTCTTGCAATCAGAAAAAAGATATGAAGGGCAGTGCCTTGTCATCTTGCTTCTCAACTCGACCAAATCTCAAAATTATAGTGTCAATCGACCTGAGTACAAGCTTACATCGACATAGGTATTACAGTATCATCAAAACTCTCTCCTTACAGATCTTTAAGTTGTTAATTTATGTCATGTCCAGAGGTATGAAAGAATGATACATTTAAAACAGGAATTAAGGGAGACACTGGGACAACTTGAATGTAATAAAGCACCTACTGGAACTTGCAATCAAATGCCAATAAAAAGTTTTAAACTTTGAATTCTTCCTAACATttctatctatctatataaaATAATGTGCTTTAAGTATATATTATTGCTTCACGCAAATTCCAGTGTAAAATACTAGCAAATACTCTGTACAAAAACCAGCTTGGAGCTTTTGGTATAAGATACAATAAACTATAACTATCCaccatgaagaaaaaaaaacctatGGCCTGGTAACTGGTTTATGCTATTGacttaaaaaatgaataatttacCAAATTTGAGTAATGAACTACTTCGATTTGAGCAGAATAACAgtacccaaaaataaaaaaactagaaaaacaCTACTCAATCTGACTTCTTACAAGATCCAGAAAAACTAGATTGGCCAACACAGATTGCGAttcaataacaaataacaaatcaCAATCATCCCATATCAAAATTGACTTCATTTTCGTACAGAAGATTTCACTTTTCACTTACAAGAATCTAAAGACCTCAGTTACTACATTTCTAAAAGCAATACCTGGAGAATAAAAGGAGGAAGCTCCGGGTCGATGAAATTATTGGAGATAAAGATAGAGCAGAGGGACTTTGTTAGATCAAAAGCGAAAGAAGACAATGATGATTATGATTATGGAGAGTGAATCAAGGCTAACTTGTCGAAGAGGAGAGAAGAAGATGGAGTGGAGACTCAACCTCAAGCTAATCTTTTCATATTATtagctttaaatttttaattttctatattattaaaaattaaacaataataataatcttaatattaattaatgtaCGGAATAAATCCAAATTAGCTTGCTAGCTTTCTCAAACTATCCACTTAACTACAACAAAAGACAATATTGATCTTCAAACAGAACAGAACACAGCATTCATCACTTCAAATCAAGTTTAACTACATAAACAATACCCATAAATGTGTATATTTatagagagacagagagagagagaaagggaaaGAAACCTTACTTGATAAACGACCAAAGTTCCAACCGATATATTCCGTAGATTTCTTTTGCTTCTCTTTTCTGTTACAATCTTCAATTTTTAGTAACTTGCTGTATTTATATccatttcctttttctttttctttttttgctttttaatatatttttttaaaatttaattaattttcaagttCTGCTTCGAGAGGAGACGAATGGATGCtgatttttggagatgagtTGCTGATAAATCTGGACCCTTAATTAAGTCGGTATAATTGAAAGATGGGTCCCATTAATCAAAGATCCAATCCATTATGGATTGATATGAAGAAACAATAAACCAATGTcgttttcttcttcatttttaaAAGACGACGTGTCGTTTAATATCACTGCTATTGTCCTTTCTTcagtttttgtaaattttattacattatcctgaaattttcttaatgtATAACTGAAATGTAAATAATACAACATGACTGATAACATCTCCCATAAACATGAGACCCCCACACATATACATAAAgggagaaaaaaatagaaaaaagatGATGGATTTACAAGTACTAATGATATTTGTAGTATCATTTCTGTTTATGGTAAGTTCCAATAATTGAAAGAGTGACAAGCTAACATTCTCTGTGATTAATAGTGTACAAAGCTTGCTCACACACTAAAAAAATTCCTGACACTAATAATAGAGAAATAAtttaagaaatatttttttaaaggtgCATAAATTGAATTCTAGATCAGCTCTAAGAACCTTTAGTCAGTTTCACTTGCTGAATTCACCATAGATAGAGACAACAACCAAGACATTAAATTAGAGTTTCTTCTACTTCACTCTACGTACTTCACTTGGCGATTTTTTGTAACAAAATCGTAGTATTTCTCTTCTCCATAATGTCCCCTACACAAAAAGAAAGGCGAAACCTTCATGAGTTTAATTTGTTAGCTGGAAATTTAAGGTTAAATTATTATATCATAAGATTAATCGGAGGAGCACGATACTAGCAATCTAAAACTAAACTCACGCTAAATCCGCCAAAGATTCTGATTTAGTCACACCCTTCCCTTCTGGGAGCTCAAGACAAGTATAATGCATTATCATTTCCTTCAGAGTGTACTTTGTGTTTTTCATGTCATTATCCCATAAGATGctctgaagaagaagaaaaaacagaGTTAGGGAATGGCTCGGCACTTTTAAGCTTCAGTCAGATCCGTATAAAGGTCACAAATCACAATCATATTATTCACAATTGATCAACTAATGCAAATCAGTAAATGATTTGTTTAGTTTAGTGTACATCATGACTGAAACACAATATAAAATGCtactaaatttatatttatgcaAAACAAGGAAGCACAACATGATTTTATTCGAGTTTTAGTACAACGTGTAACCCTATAGATTTTTAATAGAAAGTACTTACCTTTCTAACATATTCTCTTTTCACATCTTCCCAAGGTTTTACATGAGGAGAAAAAATAGAAGCATTCCAGATGGCTCCTCTAGCAACCATGACTGATGAGGCACCTTAAACAATATGAcaatactttaaaaaaaaaaaatacatgacaCATTAATAACATGTTCAAGAAAGTGCATAATAGTGTATCAGATGGTTTTTGGATCTTCTACCAATCTATCCACTGTATTTATCCATCAAATAAAGGACTCACAATACAGTGTTCTGTGCCCCAAAACACTTCCTAAGAGGTACCTGTAACAGTTTTTATGCGCTGAAAATCGTCATACTCAAAAACATCTCCATTTGCTATTATTGGAATGGATACTGATGATACAACATCGGCTATCTCATCCCATTTGGCTGGATCTCTTGGCCTATCTGCAACTTTCCTGTAAGTTGTTCAGATTaaacttaaatttataaaaagataaatatattcAAAAATATATGGTTCCACAAGCCTGCAAAATTAAACATGGAATGCATGTAGACAAGCACATAAATACAATTGAGGGAAAactttgaactgagaaaatggAAAAAGAATCCAGCAGAATGAATTCCTTTCTTAGGTTGAGAACTTTTAGGCTAATAAACTAGAGCCCCCTCGTTGTCCCAAATATAGTTGTACCACAATGTGCAACTACGCTAACAGCCTCTGTGCTAAGAGCCTTGTTATCTATCACCAATATTTATTATCAATCAATGGTGACATAGAGCATTGGTGATTTATCAACTAACAAACTAAGAGACTACTGTCCTACAACTCATAGGGGAAGAAATCAACCAATATGTATTTACCACCATAATGGAATATTAGAAATCACCTTCCATGGACAGCAAGTGCAGAAACACCAGTTTTTTCAATTCTCCTAGCTAGTTCCACAGTATCACGAGATGATTTTAATAGCCGAATCTTACATGTTACTGGGGTGTTCAAGTTTCTCTTCAAGGTAGTCAATATCTGTAATttgaagaaagaaaggaaaatgtGATGTTGTGTAGATAAATTACAAAAGCTATTTAATGAAAGTAAAAAGAGAATAATAAACGTTACGCACATCATGAATAAGATCTGGTTTACTCAACAGTGCTGCTCCCATTCCTCCGCTCACAGAAAATGCCTTAGGGCAGCCCATGTTTATATCTACAGCTGCAACATCATTACACCTACAAAAGAAATTTCACAATAATTCAATAAAGGCTTAGAATAGGAAAGAAGCAGAGTAAGTTAAATGCTTTAGACAAAGACTTTTCTCCAAACAATGTCAGCAATAATCATATCAGGTCAGAACACatgagaaaattaaaattaaagtttCCGAGAAGTTGCTTTCAAGTCACTCTTTGGTGCCCGAACCTAAAACAATCCATGTAGTTAATAAAATTTCCAGTAAATCAATTGAATCACTTCAGTAAATAAACATGAATATACGTATAAGATAGATTACCAAACTACAAGGAAAGACGAATAAAACGATCAATAACAGAAGCTCTAAGTGTTGAACTTCATACAGGGAGAAGAGAATCACATTTCATAAGTCACAAACAGCTTACACTATCTGAGCAGCAGCAAGAGCCCTTACAGCATCAGAAGTTCCTATTTGAAATACTACATTATTTCTTTCCTCATTGCACGTTCTGAAGATAACACTTTCTGTCTTCTTCTCCACAAAATCAATAGACCCAATATGTTCTAcaggagaagaaaagagaaggccTTTTGATCATTTGAAACAAACATATCTACATATcatgtttattcttttaataagaaaatatatatatatttatttatatatatattactgatTGAAAAAGGCCCAATTACAAAGAGGAGAAGATATCATTCTATAGAGCAACATACTAAAAGCACCAAAAGATTACACAAACTCTTTCTAGAAAAGAAAATGTTGGTCaacatttttttaatagtgGATCTTGATTTTTATTTGTTCTCACCATCATCATTAACAACTTCCACAAACTTCCtattaactaacaaataaagGCAAAAAGATTTTAATTTGGTCATTTTTATCCCGTTTCCTAATCTCTCACTGAGCAATTTTGCTTTTTTACACTTGCACATTTACTTCACCCTTATATTTATCAAAATTCATATATCAAACTATGCATGCATTATTATTCTTCCATCTCAAACTTTGTACATTTTAGATACTTTAAGAAacttttttttccattttagtTAAATTCTATATCAGGCTTTATCCACCAACTGACCAACCCCAATAATAAGTATTTCTACAGTAAGCTTTATaatttcaaaacaaaattaattactttATGTTAGAGCTAGAAGCCTAGAACTGGTAAATCTATTTCAATTAAGGTACAAAAAGTAGTATAACACTACtttcaaattatattttcacatcACATGTTGCCTCCAACTACTAAACATGGCAATGTTTTGAAGCTAGACCAtcaaagcatgttaaatttgAAGAACTAACAAACAAAAGAAAATCAGTGTATTGATCTTCTGCACGTAACAGAGATTACCATAAAATCTGCACTCTACATTCAGTTGTCCACCTTGTAATTTAAACGGCCATACATTAAAAGTAAAGtaagatagaaaaaaaatatattgaaattCAAATGGTCACCAAGATAATTCATCACCTACAAACCCAGTTCTAAATTGCCCTATTATATCCaactgaaaaaagaaaaagaaaacaaacacAACCCCAGTTTTAAAGAATGCAAATACCACTTCAAAATATGAATATACCGAATCATTAGTTTTTTAAATGTTAGCGAATACAGCACAAAATtcccataaataaaaattttgaaaagaaaataattttagaaagaaaaaaaagtaccATTTACTCTGCGTTCACATTTGACCAGTTTGTGATCAATAATTTCCTCCCCATAAGTAATATCAGCACCATACTCAGCAGCTAATAATCTAAATGGTAAAGTTccctaataaaaataaaatatataaaaaagcacaacaaattaaattgaaaatatggGAGTGTATATGACACTAAAGAGTGAAATTCAGCTGCTTAGGGAAACGATTTGTGGAGAAATAAAGGAAATTAAGAGTTAAAATGGTTGGGAAAACTCACAACGCGAACCATAGGAGCGAGCACGAGTTTATTCTCGTACTCCATGTTAGCCGGAGAACCAGAACTTGGGGACTCGTCAATCTGAGACCTGGTAACCGGACTTTTGACCTCTGCAGATTCTGATGTCTATAGTGGCAAGCATTTGTTCTTGAGCTGGGTTGGGCCAATCCCAAAACTTTCCTAGGACAATCGGCCCACTAATATTAAAAGTGGAAATTACACTCGGATTTGAATggttctta from Cannabis sativa cultivar Pink pepper isolate KNU-18-1 chromosome 4, ASM2916894v1, whole genome shotgun sequence carries:
- the LOC115712772 gene encoding protein RMD5 homolog, which encodes MELNSIKDAFDRVTKKQKLSCSKIQEVIDQIDQEIEQALQKLQSANGQNSQLDYVSVLAELKIKLKEMAPLSQLESTNKEVNAAASKYPKLLEKSFSPDISKAYRNVEFDTHTVNEIIASHFYRHGLFEVGDCFVEETKEPESARSMKLLFQEMFQILDAMKCRNVQPALNWAAANSDKLKQSGSDLLLKLHSLQFIEILQNQSRDEALQYARTYLSSFASDHMAEIQKLVICILWTGRLDRSPYAQLLSPTNWEKVAEELTRQFCNLQGQSCESPLTVTISAGGQALPPLLKFMTVMTGKKLEWQSMKQLPVPVELDKEFQFHSIFVCPVSKEQSTEDNPSMLMSCGHVLCKQSITKMSKNSTRTFKCPYCPSDIDATNCRQLFF
- the LOC115712773 gene encoding uncharacterized protein LOC115712773, with protein sequence MEYENKLVLAPMVRVGTLPFRLLAAEYGADITYGEEIIDHKLVKCERRVNEHIGSIDFVEKKTESVIFRTCNEERNNVVFQIGTSDAVRALAAAQIVCNDVAAVDINMGCPKAFSVSGGMGAALLSKPDLIHDILTTLKRNLNTPVTCKIRLLKSSRDTVELARRIEKTGVSALAVHGRKVADRPRDPAKWDEIADVVSSVSIPIIANGDVFEYDDFQRIKTVTGASSVMVARGAIWNASIFSPHVKPWEDVKREYVRKSILWDNDMKNTKYTLKEMIMHYTCLELPEGKGVTKSESLADLAGHYGEEKYYDFVTKNRQVKYVE